From Ascaphus truei isolate aAscTru1 chromosome 17, aAscTru1.hap1, whole genome shotgun sequence, the proteins below share one genomic window:
- the WNT5A gene encoding protein Wnt-5a isoform X1: MVWGQERSWSCCCWSDKKHGGLASFEIWFRLFGRDLRVDSQKKPLGLLIKGEGFGILGSAMISKYLIVFIAVFSCLMQVVIEASSWWSLAMNPVQIPEVYIIGAQPLCSQLSGLSQGQKKLCQLYQDHMQYIGEGAKTGIKECQYQFRHRRWNCSTVDNTSVFGRVMQIGSRETAFTYGISAAGVVNAVSRACREGELSTCGCSRAARPKDLPRDWLWGGCGDNLDYGYRFAKEFVDAREREKIYQKGSYESARTLMNLHNNEAGRRAVSNLADVACKCHGVSGSCSLKTCWLQLADFRKVGDLLKEKYDSAAAMKLNTRGKLVQVNNKFNSPTTNDLVYIDPSPDYCVRNESTGSLGTQGRLCNKTSEGMDGCELMCCGRGYDQFKTVQTERCHCKFHWCCYVKCKKCTEIVDQFVCK, translated from the exons ATGGTGTGGGGACAGGAAAGGAGCTGGTCTTGTTGCTGTTGGTCAGATAAGAAGCATGGGGGACTCGCCTCCTTTGAAATCTGGTTTAGGTTGTTTGGAAGAGATCTGAGGGTGGATAGCCAAAAG AAACCCTTGGGATTGTTAATCAAAGGAGAAGGTTTTGGGATCCTTGGAAGTGCAATGATTTCTAAGTACCTTATAGTGTTCATTGCAGTTTTCTCCTGTCTCATGCAGGTTGTAATAGAAGCCAGCTCGTGGTG GTCTTTAGCTATGAATCCTGTTCAGATTCCCGAGGTATACATCATAGGAGCACAGCCACTCTGCAGCCAGTTATCCGGGCTTTCTCAAGGGCAGAAGAAGCTCTGCCAGTTGTACCAAGACCACATGCAATATATTGGAGAAGGTGCAAAAACGGGCATTAAAGAGTGTCAGTATCAGTTCAGGCACAGGAGATGGAATTGCAGCACTGTGGACAACACCTCGGTATTTGGCAGAGTTATGCAGATCG GCAGCAGAGAGACTGCATTCACTTATGGCATCAGCGCTGCTGGAGTGGTGAATGCAGTGAGCCGAGCCTGCCGAGAGGGGGAGCTCTCAACTTGCGGCTGCAGCCGGGCAGCCAGACCTAAGGACCTGCCCCGGGACTGGCTGTGGGGTGGCTGCGGGGACAACTTGGATTATGGCTACAGGTTTGCAAAGGAATTTGTGGATGCCCGGGAAAGAGAGAAAATCTACCAGAAAGGATCTTATGAGAGTGCCAGGACGTTGATGAACCTTCACAACAATGAGGCTGGGAGAAGA gcAGTAAGTAACTTGGCTGATGTTGCCTGCAAGTGCCATGGAGTATCTGGTTCCTGTAGTTTGAAGACCTGCTGGCTTCAGCTGGCTGACTTCCGCAAGGTGGGAGACCTGCTGAAGGAGAAGTATGACAGCGCTGCCGCAATGAAACTGAACACCAGAGGAAAGCTGGTGCAGGTGAACAACAAGTTCAACTCCCCCACCACGAACGATCTGGTTTACATCGACCCAAGCCCAGACTATTGTGTTCGCAATGAGAGCACTGGATCTTTGGGGACCCAGGGCAGGCTGTGCAATAAGACATCGGAGGGCATGGACGGATGTGAGCTTATGTGCTGCGGAAGGGGCTACGACCAGTTCAAAACTGTACAGACTGAGAGGTGTCACTGCAAGTTTCACTGGTGCTGCTATGTCAAATGCAAGAAATGCACTGAAATCGTTGATCAATTTGTATGCAAGTAA
- the WNT5A gene encoding protein Wnt-5a isoform X2 — MKKPLGLLIKGEGFGILGSAMISKYLIVFIAVFSCLMQVVIEASSWWSLAMNPVQIPEVYIIGAQPLCSQLSGLSQGQKKLCQLYQDHMQYIGEGAKTGIKECQYQFRHRRWNCSTVDNTSVFGRVMQIGSRETAFTYGISAAGVVNAVSRACREGELSTCGCSRAARPKDLPRDWLWGGCGDNLDYGYRFAKEFVDAREREKIYQKGSYESARTLMNLHNNEAGRRAVSNLADVACKCHGVSGSCSLKTCWLQLADFRKVGDLLKEKYDSAAAMKLNTRGKLVQVNNKFNSPTTNDLVYIDPSPDYCVRNESTGSLGTQGRLCNKTSEGMDGCELMCCGRGYDQFKTVQTERCHCKFHWCCYVKCKKCTEIVDQFVCK; from the exons ATGAAG AAACCCTTGGGATTGTTAATCAAAGGAGAAGGTTTTGGGATCCTTGGAAGTGCAATGATTTCTAAGTACCTTATAGTGTTCATTGCAGTTTTCTCCTGTCTCATGCAGGTTGTAATAGAAGCCAGCTCGTGGTG GTCTTTAGCTATGAATCCTGTTCAGATTCCCGAGGTATACATCATAGGAGCACAGCCACTCTGCAGCCAGTTATCCGGGCTTTCTCAAGGGCAGAAGAAGCTCTGCCAGTTGTACCAAGACCACATGCAATATATTGGAGAAGGTGCAAAAACGGGCATTAAAGAGTGTCAGTATCAGTTCAGGCACAGGAGATGGAATTGCAGCACTGTGGACAACACCTCGGTATTTGGCAGAGTTATGCAGATCG GCAGCAGAGAGACTGCATTCACTTATGGCATCAGCGCTGCTGGAGTGGTGAATGCAGTGAGCCGAGCCTGCCGAGAGGGGGAGCTCTCAACTTGCGGCTGCAGCCGGGCAGCCAGACCTAAGGACCTGCCCCGGGACTGGCTGTGGGGTGGCTGCGGGGACAACTTGGATTATGGCTACAGGTTTGCAAAGGAATTTGTGGATGCCCGGGAAAGAGAGAAAATCTACCAGAAAGGATCTTATGAGAGTGCCAGGACGTTGATGAACCTTCACAACAATGAGGCTGGGAGAAGA gcAGTAAGTAACTTGGCTGATGTTGCCTGCAAGTGCCATGGAGTATCTGGTTCCTGTAGTTTGAAGACCTGCTGGCTTCAGCTGGCTGACTTCCGCAAGGTGGGAGACCTGCTGAAGGAGAAGTATGACAGCGCTGCCGCAATGAAACTGAACACCAGAGGAAAGCTGGTGCAGGTGAACAACAAGTTCAACTCCCCCACCACGAACGATCTGGTTTACATCGACCCAAGCCCAGACTATTGTGTTCGCAATGAGAGCACTGGATCTTTGGGGACCCAGGGCAGGCTGTGCAATAAGACATCGGAGGGCATGGACGGATGTGAGCTTATGTGCTGCGGAAGGGGCTACGACCAGTTCAAAACTGTACAGACTGAGAGGTGTCACTGCAAGTTTCACTGGTGCTGCTATGTCAAATGCAAGAAATGCACTGAAATCGTTGATCAATTTGTATGCAAGTAA